In Methylotenera sp. L2L1, the following proteins share a genomic window:
- a CDS encoding HisA/HisF-related TIM barrel protein, which yields MQIIPVIDLLNGIVVHAKKGDRQHYQAIASQLTSSSKPLDIISALLILHPFEQLYIADLNAIQKLSNPNAAAQTNNFNVIESIASHFPNLTIWLDAGISNMTEFTLWSTLNIKLILGSENFSSINQYITSYPASNTQHILSLDFMPHGYQGPLTLLNDTTYWPQDVIIMSLAHVGANQGTNVQLLTEIKQKAGAFNVYAAGGVRGVEDLHTLKSIGIHGALIATALHDKQLSHEQLSSLQQ from the coding sequence ATGCAGATAATTCCAGTAATTGATTTATTGAACGGCATAGTGGTTCACGCAAAGAAAGGTGATCGTCAACACTACCAAGCAATTGCCTCGCAACTGACGTCATCGAGCAAGCCTTTGGATATTATCAGTGCGCTACTGATACTCCACCCTTTCGAGCAACTATATATCGCAGATTTGAATGCGATACAAAAACTAAGCAACCCTAATGCAGCCGCGCAAACTAACAATTTTAACGTCATTGAATCAATTGCTAGTCACTTCCCCAACCTAACCATTTGGCTGGATGCTGGTATCAGCAACATGACTGAGTTTACATTATGGTCAACACTGAATATAAAGCTCATACTAGGTAGCGAAAATTTTTCAAGTATTAATCAATATATAACTTCATATCCTGCAAGCAATACCCAACACATTCTATCGCTTGATTTTATGCCGCATGGCTACCAAGGACCATTAACGCTGTTGAATGACACGACATACTGGCCACAGGACGTGATTATCATGTCACTAGCGCATGTAGGTGCAAATCAAGGTACAAATGTACAGTTACTGACCGAAATAAAACAGAAAGCCGGTGCTTTCAACGTATATGCAGCTGGCGGAGTGCGTGGAGTAGAAGATTTACATACGCTAAAATCTATAGGTATTCATGGTGCACTGATTGCCACTGCCTTACACGATAAGCAGTTATCACACGAACAATTATCATCACTTCAACAATAA
- a CDS encoding ATP-grasp domain-containing protein — MIIESLKKILVCEFITGGGLSAEVLPESLVNEGSLMRDALLHHLADMSQFEIVTLHDARLTPSPLASHSVEVSAGQFNHVFTETLGTVELVWLIAPETNGVLLELSELCYASHEKGALFLGCGFDSTLIGTSKTLCCEALQQANIHTLPVYAGEDLMQEEYQVLGAQDIKQWVAKPEDGAGCEGIRLFDSLDDLKGWIAQDERYLSYLAQPYQAGVTASFSMLCRNGKAWLLSCNQQHIEHDGSHFKLTGITINGMSAYWQRFETIARKIAKMLPDALGYIGVDVIVDTENANKIYVIEINPRLTTSYVGLEQALDYNPAKLILDCVLNDKFSMPNLAKKQVAIKL, encoded by the coding sequence TTGATCATCGAGTCATTAAAAAAAATATTAGTCTGTGAGTTTATTACAGGCGGAGGTTTAAGTGCAGAAGTGCTGCCTGAGTCATTGGTGAATGAAGGCTCGCTCATGCGGGATGCTTTGTTGCACCATTTAGCTGACATGAGTCAATTTGAAATTGTGACATTACATGATGCTAGGCTTACACCATCTCCATTAGCAAGTCACAGCGTTGAAGTAAGTGCTGGGCAATTTAATCATGTATTTACTGAAACACTGGGGACAGTGGAGTTGGTGTGGCTAATTGCCCCAGAAACCAATGGCGTTTTGCTTGAGTTAAGTGAGTTGTGTTATGCGAGCCATGAAAAAGGTGCGCTGTTCTTGGGTTGCGGTTTTGATTCCACCTTAATTGGTACCAGTAAAACGTTGTGCTGCGAAGCATTACAACAAGCGAATATTCACACCTTGCCTGTGTATGCAGGTGAAGACCTCATGCAAGAGGAATATCAAGTCCTAGGCGCACAAGATATCAAGCAATGGGTCGCGAAGCCAGAAGATGGCGCTGGTTGTGAAGGGATTCGGTTATTTGATTCATTAGATGACTTAAAGGGTTGGATTGCGCAGGATGAGCGATACCTCTCCTATCTAGCTCAGCCATATCAAGCAGGAGTAACTGCTAGTTTCTCTATGTTGTGTCGCAATGGTAAGGCTTGGTTGCTCAGCTGTAATCAGCAACATATCGAGCATGATGGTAGCCATTTTAAATTAACAGGGATTACGATTAATGGCATGTCAGCCTACTGGCAGCGCTTCGAAACGATAGCGAGGAAAATTGCCAAGATGTTGCCAGATGCATTAGGTTATATTGGTGTGGATGTGATTGTGGACACAGAAAATGCCAATAAAATTTATGTAATCGAAATTAACCCACGCTTGACTACAAGCTATGTAGGGTTGGAGCAGGCCTTGGATTATAATCCTGCTAAGTTGATTTTGGATTGTGTGTTAAATGATAAGTTCTCTATGCCGAATTTAGCTAAAAAGCAGGTTGCAATTAAACTATGA
- the hxlA gene encoding 3-hexulose-6-phosphate synthase: MALTQMALDSLDFDATVALATTVAPHVDILEIGTPCIKHNGIKLLETLRAKFPNNKILVDLKTADAGFYEAEPFYKAGADIVTVLGISDMGTIKGVIDAANKYGKKAQIDLINVADKAAVTKAAAAAGAHIIGVHTGLDQQAAGQTPFADLALVAALNLGVEISVAGGVKAATAKQVKDAGATIIVAGAAIYGAADPAAAAAEITAIVHA, encoded by the coding sequence AGATTCATTAGATTTCGACGCAACAGTTGCATTAGCAACAACAGTTGCTCCACACGTGGACATCCTTGAAATCGGTACACCATGCATCAAGCACAACGGTATCAAATTGCTTGAAACATTACGTGCTAAATTCCCAAACAACAAAATCTTAGTTGACTTGAAAACAGCTGACGCTGGTTTCTACGAAGCTGAGCCATTCTACAAAGCTGGTGCTGATATCGTTACTGTATTAGGTATTTCTGATATGGGTACAATCAAAGGTGTAATTGATGCTGCTAACAAATACGGCAAAAAAGCACAAATCGACTTGATCAACGTTGCTGACAAAGCTGCTGTTACTAAAGCTGCTGCTGCTGCTGGCGCACACATCATTGGCGTGCACACTGGTCTAGACCAACAAGCTGCTGGTCAAACTCCATTTGCTGACTTAGCATTGGTTGCTGCTTTGAACCTAGGCGTTGAAATCTCAGTTGCTGGTGGCGTTAAAGCTGCTACAGCTAAACAAGTTAAAGACGCTGGCGCAACAATCATCGTTGCTGGTGCTGCAATCTACGGCGCTGCTGATCCTGCTGCTGCTGCTGCTGAAATCACAGCTATCGTTCACGCTTAA
- the hxlB gene encoding 6-phospho-3-hexuloisomerase → MSSSQKLILDKLTSILAETDNSKSAELLKFVEGAGRTFIGGAGRSLLVSRFFAMRLVHAGYNVSMIGEVVTPAIKAGDLLILVSGSGGTETLLPFVKKAKSVGAKLVVISMKKASPMADAADLTIQIGNDSSFPLTNGMPMGSQFELSTLIFLEAAIADLIFAKGLTEEGMRAIHANLE, encoded by the coding sequence ATGAGTAGTAGTCAAAAATTAATTTTAGACAAGTTAACCAGTATCTTGGCTGAAACAGACAATTCTAAATCAGCTGAGCTTTTAAAGTTTGTTGAAGGTGCTGGCCGTACATTTATCGGTGGTGCTGGCCGCTCTTTACTTGTATCACGTTTCTTTGCTATGCGCTTAGTGCACGCTGGTTACAATGTAAGCATGATCGGTGAAGTAGTAACACCAGCGATTAAAGCAGGTGATTTGCTGATCTTGGTTTCAGGTTCTGGTGGTACAGAAACTTTATTGCCATTTGTTAAAAAAGCAAAATCAGTAGGCGCTAAATTAGTGGTGATTTCTATGAAGAAAGCTTCACCAATGGCTGATGCAGCTGATTTAACAATTCAAATCGGTAATGACAGCAGCTTCCCATTAACGAATGGTATGCCAATGGGCTCACAATTCGAACTTTCAACGCTTATTTTCTTAGAAGCAGCGATTGCTGATTTGATTTTTGCAAAAGGTTTGACTGAAGAGGGTATGCGCGCTATCCATGCTAACTTGGAATAG